In Dromaius novaehollandiae isolate bDroNov1 unplaced genomic scaffold, bDroNov1.hap1 HAP1_SCAFFOLD_102, whole genome shotgun sequence, a genomic segment contains:
- the LOC135326282 gene encoding maestro heat-like repeat-containing protein family member 2B, with product MFLVVKAVETVFGDHRSKVKVAVLGFIKELFSSGVENCSAWGLVAYVFREFSRATSRLETGNLSEREAVAETALQTLCLHVLDTLDVSASGMTRLLWPRLLQFVVPAQYTGTLVPLSRCLRELVERQERAEEKEEPNYLCYQERAKLPTPQALLVRLLVLACSPYEGGGHGAVALQLLKTLHRAIHRAVGIPWMAQIPSLLQYLEGKDESSLDYAEWECRLLQFLRTSLEAIKNETWNMKLNGELTQQMAHYPNFSKEKNFLYKAVGGALAASQNISYIEEQLQSYLERVRRLEPSEREGPISVLASSAEGHFDLALKTVHDFAAAGENRRLPRVFTLQKEHQKENGAKTAAAVMLIYSKIALHAPKQQLLARVETDIVENILCQYRTSPQDTELKLALIQSVTEVSCALQGVGTCENFSFASKRVLLELVLDFMKQEPLDCVASPVRYRAILAVEHLSKIKPSLTQKENCHLLQECFRSLFPLPPLEQTKEGEAADDAEHAEALYTRSLEALARLMTSLEEELTLSWLKETFHLLEAWLRSGKEWERERALYACTHLLKTYTERLEDARENSSEQFGSMIGVLGPLSCDSLATSRQRAVDCISCLLSTQGKVMHTREVDLNHFCEELMAADVDSLLRTSSKIAKVACKSFCSEQARGFLKAVLGSMLSFSPTCARAAGEWMLIFLKECGREMLLEVPEILTILYDHLPAAQQGSLKEFLFEAVSVLGCYHPEAVTNSLLQRHLPMDSDTVELWRTLGRGIFAIEMLQLLMGKLESAEDTPARSNCLDEEGSDNLAALEPLMVTCALRELVYSLEPRESVSLLLPRLFPMLLKQISNTLGKELPSSAGRVEDEPVLVASGEGSSPCRLSIKALDTVLCKCISEKCMGILRKQNTWAFLENPQTYHEGMCLLTSVLLQTDVVTVTTIRAVLPWLDSPSANLRIMAASFFAELMKAPMLQKWKLLQPVRRALVDKSLDASSTVRRMAVRGLGNLASGAPEKLRKHKKAILKALMRAIKDVTSSEIVGESLSALAKVVAELGEKDIGVTFKEIALYTKTFFDVDEAVLRSSAFTLYGVLASSAKRKWKSFLGKEITTSTWTRIMLHLQDPDPEVCNACRSTFLLCTPFLGLQKLQTQVALNTEKSAEELQEAVCSHLARDMPELLQSVYDTLQTYFWSSCWGMRTAAIQLAGKRQS from the exons atgttcctggttgtcaaggcagtggaaactgtctttggagaccaccggagtaag GTGAAGGTGGCTGTTCTTGGTTTCATCAAGGAACTGTTCAGCTCTGGTGTCGAGAACTGTTCGGCCTGGGGTCTGGTGGCCTATGTTTTCAGGGAGTTCAGTCGGGCCACCAGCAGACTG gagacaggaaacCTCTCTGAGAGGGAAGCAGTGGCAGAGACCGCGCTTCAAACTCTCTGCTTACATGTCCTCGACACCCTGGACGTCTCAGCAAGCGGCATGACAAGA ctcctatgGCCAAGGCTCCTCCAGTTCGTAGTGCCAGCTCAGTACACTGGCACTCTGGTCCCACTCTCCCGCTGCCTCAGGGAGCTcgtggagagacaggagagagcagaagagaaggaggaacccAATTACCTGTGCTACCAAGAACGCg ccaaactgccaactccccaggctctgctggtacGTCTCCTG gtgcttgcttgctctccttatgaaggaggtggccatggagctgttgccctgcagctgctgaagacccTTCACAGGGCAATTCACAGAGCGGTGGGGATTCCCTGGATGGCCCAGAtcccttccttgctgcagtaCCTTGAAG gaaaagatgagagctccCTGGACTATGCAGAATGGGAGTGCCGTCTGCTGCAG ttcctgagaacatctctggaagccataaagaatgagacctggaatatgaagctgaatggcgagttaactcagcagatggcccactatccaaacttttccaaggagaag aatttcctctaTAAGGCTGTGGGGGGAGCACTGGCAGCGTCTCAGAACATCAGCTACATTGAAGAACAGCTGCAGAGCTACTTGGAAAGAGTCAGACGTCTGGAaccttctgagagagag ggaCCGATTTCGGTGTTAGCATCCTCTGCTGAGGGCCACTTCGACCTGGCCTTGAAGACAGTCcacgactttgctgctgctggggagaatagGAGACTTCCTAGGGTCTTCACCCTCCAGAAG GAGCACCAGAAGGAGAACGgagcaaagacagctgctgctgtcatgctcatctacagtaaaatagcactccatgcacccaagcagcagcttcttgcccGGGTCGAGACGGACATTGTAGAGAACATCCTGTGCCAGTACAGAACCAGCCCTCAG GACACAGAACTCAAGCTGGCCCTAATCCAGAGTGTCACAGAAGTCAGCTGCGCCCTTCAAGGCGTTGGCACCTGTgagaacttcagctttgcttcgaagagggtgctgctggagcttgtgctg gacTTCATGAAGCAGGAGCCCCTGGATTGCGTGGCTTCTCCCGTTCGCTACAGGGCAATTCTTGCGGTGGAGCACTTGAG caAGATCAAGCCATCTCTGACCCAGAAGGAAAACTGTCATCTTCTTCAGGAGTGCTTCCGAAGcctatttccccttcctccccttgagcagacaaaagaaggggaggcagcagatgatgctgagcatgcagag gCTCTCTATACACGATCCCTGGAAGCTCTTGCTCGCCTCATGACAAGTCTTGAGGAAGAGCTGACCTTGTCATGGCTCAAGGAAACCTTTCAC CTCCTAGAGGCCTGGCTCCGTTCTGGgaaagagtgggagagagagagggcccTTTATGCCTGCACTCATCTGCTAAAGACTTACACCGAGAGACTGGAGGATGCT AGAGAAAACTCTTCTGAGCAGTTTGGCTCCATGATTGGAGTgctggggcctctcagctgtgactccCTGGCCACATCACGCCAGCGGGCAGTCGACtgtatcagctgccttctctcaacacaag gCAAGGTTATGCACACAAGGGAAGTGGATCTGAATCACTTCTGTGAGGAGCTGATGGCCGCAGATGTGGATTCGCTGCTGAGGACCTCTTCCAAAATCGCAAAG gttgcatgcaaatccttttgctcagagcaggcaagaggctttctgaaggctgtcctgggcagcatgctgtcCTTCAGCCCCACTTGTGCTCGGGCAGCAGGCGAGTGGATGCTCATCTTCCTGAaggaatgtggaagagaaatgttgcTGGAG gtgccagaaatcctgacaatcctttacgatcatctgccagctgctcagcagggcagcctgAAGGAGTTCCTCTTTGAGGCAGTGTCTGTCCTGGGCTGCTATCACCCTGAGGCAGTAACCAACAGCCTCCTCCAGAGAcacctgcccatggacag TGATAccgtggagctgtggaggactcttggcagaggcatctttgcaattgaaatgctCCAGTTGCTAATGGGCAAACTGGAGAGCGCTGAAGACACCCCCGCCAGAAGCAACTGCCTCGATGAGGAAGGGAGCGACAAtctggctgcgctggagcctctcatg GTAACCTGTGCCCTCCGTGAGCTGGTGTattccctggagccccgggaaagtgtgtctctcctgctgccacggctgtttccaatgctgctgaaacaaatcagcaacactcttggaaaggagctgccttcatCTGCAGGAAGAGTTGAAGACGAGCCAGTCCTTGTGGCAAGTGGTGAAGGCAGCAGTCCTTGCAG gctttccatcaaagcaTTAGATACTGTGCTCTGCAAGTGCATCAGTGAGAAATGCATGGGGATTCTCCGGAAGCAGAACACATgggcttttcttgaaaatccccAGACATACCATGAGGGCATGTGTCTGCTGACTAG tgttctcctccaaACTGATGTGGTCACGGTGACCACCATACGTGCTGTCTTGCCATGGCTGGACTCGCCATCAGCAAACCTGAGGATCatggcagcatctttctttgctgag CTGATGAAGGCGCCAATGCTTCAGAAGTGGAAGCTACTTCAGCCTGTCCGCCGTGCATTGGTGGACAAATCCCTggatgccagcagcactgtgcgccggatggcagtgaggggcctgggcaatctggccagtggagcacctgagaag ctgagaaagcacaAGAAGGCCATTCTGAAGGCGTTAATGAGGGCCATCAAGGATGTCACCTCTTCTGAGATCGTGGGCGAGAGTTTGTCAGCTCTGGCGaaagtggtggcagagctgggagagaaggacatTGGAGTCACCTTTAAAGAAATCGCCCTTTAtaccaagactttctttgatgTC GACGAGGCAGTCCTTCGTTCCTCAGCCTTCACCTTGTATGgagtcctggcctcctctgccaagaggaaatggaaatcttttctcgGCAAAGAAATTACAACTTCTACGTGGACCAGAATTATGCTCCATCTTCAGGACCCAGATCCAGAAGTTTGCAAT gcctgtcgaagcactttcctgctctgcactccattcctgggcctgcagaagctgcaaacccaagttgctctgaacaccgagaagagtgcagaagagctccaggaagctgtctgcagtcacctg GCCAGAGACATGCCAGAGCTTCTGCAAAGCGTCTATGACACCCTCCAGACCTACTTCTGGAGCTCGTGTTGGGGGATGCGGACTGCAGCCATCCAATTAGCTGGTAAGAGACAAAGCTGA